The Huiozyma naganishii CBS 8797 chromosome 1, complete genome genome window below encodes:
- the YPK1 gene encoding serine/threonine protein kinase YPK1 (similar to Saccharomyces cerevisiae YPK1 (YKL126W) and YPK2 (YMR104C); ancestral locus Anc_2.446), producing the protein MYALKNRFKFGKNKEEKEKEKEGKHHSIFHLNGESKNENKVSPDPTLEDVNGVSNERRDTITNNNSGSAPTRSSYDAGSTTSTVSQQPSDNFNYDSTLSSNPDFAGPETTPGLSETHVNNTSTSTSGIMTIKVYNGEGFVLPFDITANDQILTKLLGSGIPLQQRGSVDASNEIDQLASQISRVTLSNQGPGGESLISKESSSKFIPATILLPGSQSASPLLYFTIEFDNTVATIEPEYGTMTAPVFNKISTFDVTRKLPYLKIDVFARIPSILLPSKTWQQEVSDHDPRLKEMFDKINSNQDIHLDSFHLPVNLKINSAANIRLYNHHWITLENGFGKINLSIDYKPSKNKPLSIDDFDLLKVIGKGSFGKVMQVRKKDTQKIYALKAIRKSYIVSKSEVTHTLAERTVLARVECPFIVPLKFSFQSPEKLYLVLACINGGELFYHLQKEGRFDLSRSRFYAAELLCALETLHNLDVIYRDLKPENILLDYQGHIALCDFGLCKLNMKDDDKTDTFCGTPEYLAPELLLGQGYSKVVDWWTLGVLLYEMLTGLPPYYDEDIPKMYKKILQAPLRFPDGFDRDAKDLLIGLLSRDPVRRLGRNGADEIKNHQFFSQLSWKRLMMKGYIPPYKPPVSSAIDTSNFNQEFTKEKPIDSVVDEYLSESVQKQFGGWTYVGSEQLGSSMVQGRSIK; encoded by the coding sequence ATGTACGCATTGAAGAACAGATTCAAATTTGGGAAGAAtaaagaggagaaggagaaggagaaggagggGAAACACCACAGTATCTTCCACCTGAACGGCGAGAGCAAAAACGAGAACAAAGTAAGTCCAGACCCAACGTTGGAGGATGTGAACGGGGTAAGTAACGAGAGAAGAGACACGATCACGAACAATAACTCGGGCTCCGCCCCGACAAGGTCGTCCTATGATGCTGGGTCAACCACGTCCACTGTCAGTCAACAGCCCTCGGACAACTTCAATTATGACTCGACATTGAGTAGTAACCCAGATTTTGCTGGTCCAGAGACCACACCGGGCCTGTCTGAGACACATGTCAACAATACGTCGACGTCAACTTCCGGCATAATGACCATAAAAGTGTATAACGGTGAAGGGTTTGTGCTACCCTTCGATATTACTGCCAATGACCAAATCCTGACTAAGCTTTTGGGGTCCGGAATCCCATTGCAGCAAAGAGGCTCTGTGGATGCATCCAATGAGATAGATCAGCTCGCATCGCAGATTTCGAGGGTGACTTTATCGAACCAGGGTCCGGGCGGTGAATCTTTGATTTCCAAGGAATCGTCATCCAAGTTCATCCCCGCTACGATACTTTTACCCGGTTCGCAAAGCGCCAGTCCATTGTTATACTTCACCATTGAGTTTGATAACACTGTGGCCACAATCGAACCGGAGTACGGGACCATGACTGCTCCGGTTTTCAATAAGATATCCACCTTCGATGTTACAAGGAAACTACCCTACTTGAAGATAGACGTATTTGCGCGGATACCTTCCATCCTTCTACCATCAAAGACCTGGCAACAAGAGGTGAGCGACCATGACCCGAGACTAAAGGAGATGTTTGACAAGATTAATAGTAACCAGGACATTCATCTGGACTCATTCCACTTGCCCGTGAACCTGAAAATCAATTCTGCAGCGAACATCAGATTGTACAACCATCATTGGATTACTTTGGAGAATGGGTTCGGTAAAATCAATTTGAGTATAGACTATAAGCCATCCAAGAACAAGCCACTGTCCATTGACGACTTTGATCTGCTAAAGGTTATTGGGAAGGGTTCATTTGGGAAAGTCATGCAAGTCAGGAAGAAGGACACTCAAAAGATATATGCTTTGAAAGCTATCAGGAAGTCGTACATCGTGTCAAAATCTGAAGTGACGCATACCCTGGCTGAGAGGACAGTTTTGGCAAGGGTGGAATGCCCATTTATTGTTCCTCTGAAATTTTCCTTCCAGTCTCCAGAAAAGTTGTATTTGGTTCTGGCATGTATCAACGGTGGTGAGCTGTTTTACCATCTGCAGAAGGAGGGTAGATTTGACTTGTCGCGCTCGAGGTTCTATGCGGCAGAGTTGTTATGTGCCTTGGAAACATTGCACAACTTGGATGTCATCTACCGTGATCTAAAACCAGAGAACATTTTGCTAGACTACCAGGGGCACATCGCATTGTGTGATTTCGGGTTATGTAAACTGAACATGAAAGACGATGACAAAACCGACACTTTTTGCGGTACTCCAGAATATCTGGCACCAGAATTGCTGTTGGGCCAAGGTTACTCGAAGGTCGTTGACTGGTGGACCCTTGGTGTCTTGCTGTACGAGATGCTGACTGGGCTGCCACCTTACTATGACGAGGATATTCCCAAGATGTACAAAAAGATCCTACAAGCTCCATTGAGGTTCCCCGATGGATTTGACAGAGATGCTAAGGACCTGCTGATTGGGTTACTAAGCAGAGATCCCGTGAGACGGCTGGGTCGTAACGGTGCCGACGAAATCAAAAACCACCAATTCTTCAGCCAGTTGTCCTGGAAGCGTCTGATGATGAAGGGTTACATCCCACCATACAAGCCACCCGTGAGTAGTGCCATTGACACATCCAACTTCAACCAAGAATTCACAAAGGAGAAGCCCATCGATAGTGTTGTAGACGAGTACTTGAGCGAAAGTGTCCAGAAACAATTTGGTGGGTGGACCTACGTTGGGAGTGAACAACTGGGCAGCTCCATGGTCCAAGGTAGAAGCATCAAATAA